The following are encoded together in the Malaya genurostris strain Urasoe2022 chromosome 3, Malgen_1.1, whole genome shotgun sequence genome:
- the LOC131436762 gene encoding perlucin-like has protein sequence MTQKVILVVLLSVSLCCLAQHLKCVSEAKYFIPNFMGNWFKATEYCNYLGMRLAVISTSEEQTNLTTMIAATDKFSNDTTNIWIGGSDLAEEVNFYWLSTGKRVGYSNWRKNQPDNDQNTDHCMEIRYNPVQGWNWHWNDQDCKAIRYFVCENLHIGKKVVLF, from the exons ATGACGCAAAAAGTTATACTAGTAGTACTACTCTCTGTTTCATTGTGCTGTTTAGCGCAACATTTGAAATGTGTTTCGGAGGCAAAATATTTTATCCCAAACTTTATG GGCAATTGGTTTAAGGCGACCGAATATTGCAATTACTTGGGGATGCGACTAGCCGTTATTTCAACGTCGGAAGAACAAACTAATTTGACGACGATGATTGCAGCTACTGACAAGTTCAGTAACGACACGACTAATATTTGGATCGGTGGAAGTGATCTTGCAGAGGAAGTAAATTTTTACTGGCTCTCGACTGGGAAACGAGTTGGCTATTCCAATTGGAGGAAAAATCAACCGGACAATGATCAAAACACTGATCACTGTATGGAAATTCGCTACAACCCGGTTCAAGGATGGAACTGGCACTGGAATGACCAAGATTGTAAAGCAATTCGTTACTTTGTTTGTGAGAACTTACATATCGGCAAAAAAGTTGTGCTGTTTTGA